TCTTTAACCATCGTACTTTTAGCCTTTTCATACTCGTTGGTCAATTCGGTTTTCTGCCTTTCTATATACTGGAAATTTAGCAAATCCTTGGCACCTTTATCCGCAAAATTCAGGAAAAGAAACATGGTTAAAATGGAAAGAAACCCGCCTACAAACATTGGTTTGAAAGATCTCCCAAAAACCGCCTGAAAACCCATCGGTTCCCCCATTTTTTTCGCCGAGTTTACAGATATATATGCGCCTGCCACGTACACGGCAGGAAGCAAGAATGCGTTTAAAAGGACAGAATTGTTGAAATAATCAACATTCATCCCCAAAAAATACATAGCAAAGAAAAGAATCATTGTTACGATAAACAGCACAAAACCAACTGCATAAACATTTTTAACCATAAGAGATTTTATAAATTTTGATTTTTTTTTATTTTCAATTTTGAATTTTAATTTAAAGCCCTATCTTTGCACCGGCAAGTCCTACACAACCAGCTCCTGTGAATCCTCCAGGGTGGGAACGCAGCAAAGGTAAACGGTTGTAGCGGTGTGATGTAGATCGCTTGCCATTTTTTTATGCCTAAATTTCAAAGGTTTCTCCCAACTTAGGCAATAACAACTCCACCCCTTTTTCTTCAAAAATTTTCAAAGCTTCATCGTGATTTATTGAAATGGGCGGAAATGTATCAAAATGGCAGCCGATTACTTTCTTCGTTTTTAAAAGTTCTGCAGCTGCAAAACTTGCTTTTCTTGCACACATCGTATAATGCGAACCTACCGGCAGAATCGCCAGATCAATATTTCCGAATAATTGTGGAAACAGCGCCATATCTGCCATTACCCCTGTATCACCAGCAAAATAGATGTTTTTACCCGGAAACCTAAAAATATAGCCGCAAGGTTCACCACCATAAGTTCCGTCCGGAAAGCTGGACGTATGCGACGCAGGAACCATAGAAATCTTCAAATCATCCAACTTGGCAGATCCGCCAAAGTTGATGTCAACAGAATTCGGATGGCTGAAATATCCACATATTTCTGGTTGGGCAATAATTTGAGTTTCAGGATGATAGTGTAAAACTTCTTTCACATCTGCTGTATGGTCGCCGTGCGCATGCGTAATTAACACATAATCAATTTGTTGCATTGCAATATCAAATCCCGATTTTTCTTTCTGGAAATTATAAAAAGGGTCGCTGAGAATATTTTTACCGTTATAAGTAAACAAAAAACAGTTTTGTCCGAGGAATTGAATTTTCATTGATTACTATTTTTAATTGAAATAATTCAGGCCGAAAGCTACTAAAACACTTATAATAAGGGTAAAAATCCCAACCTGCTTCAGGTATGGATCGAGCTCTTTCGGTTCTTTGGTCTGCATAATTTTTCTTCTCAGCGCGGTCATCGGAAATACGAGGATAAAGAAAATAAATGCATAATAGTTTCCTTTTTCGTGAAGGCCGTTCATCATCATAAAGACAAGCATCAGAATTAAGGGTAGCTGTAATAGAACGATTTCGTAAACCATTGCATATCGGTATCCCATTCGCAAGGCCAAAGTTTTCTTTCCACTGAGTGCATCGCTTTCGATATCGCGCATATTGTTAAGATTTAGAACTGCGGCGCTCAGCATTCCGATTGTTGTTGCGGGCAAAAGCATGTCCCAATGGAAAGTTTTTGTAAAAAGAAAATAACTTCCACAAACCGAAACCAAACCAAAGAAAACAAACACAAAAATATCACCTAATCCTAAGTATCCATAAGGTTTTTTGCCCACCGTATACCCTATCGCTGCCAAAATACAGGCAATGCCCAATCCTACAAAAGTGTAGAATTCGTTCATTAAATTTTCCCTGAAAAAAGCCAGATATAAAAGAGCAACTGTAGCAATCAAGGAAAGTACGGCGAATAAAATCACAGCATTCTTCATTTGGTTTGGGGTAATTCTCCCGGAAGCAACTGCCCGCTGCTCGGCTTCGTTTATTCTGAGTTTATCTGTGCCTTTAATTCCGTCTCCATAATCATTGGCAAAATTGGAGAGAATCTGGTAAAGCAGCGTAACCAAAAGTGCCATGGCAAAAATCTGCCAGTCCCAGGTACCGCCGTTTTCGAGAATCCGCCATCTTGCGATGAAGGAACCCATTATAATTCCGCTCATCGAAAGCGGCAAAGTGCGCAATCTTGCGGCTTGTATCCAATCTGTCATTTAGTTGGTGGTTGTGGTTGGTGGTTAATTAACCAATTAAGAAATCCATTTGTTTTCCCCGAAATCGGGCTTTCTTTTTTCAAGGAATGCGTTTCTGCCTTCTTTGGCTTCTTCGGTCATGTACGCAAGACGAGTTGCTTCACCGGCAAAAACCTGCTGGCCAACCATTCCATCATCGGTAAGATTCATTGCGAATTTTAACATCCGGATCGACATCGGCGATTTTCCTAAAA
The window above is part of the Kaistella faecalis genome. Proteins encoded here:
- a CDS encoding DUF4199 family protein; its protein translation is MVKNVYAVGFVLFIVTMILFFAMYFLGMNVDYFNNSVLLNAFLLPAVYVAGAYISVNSAKKMGEPMGFQAVFGRSFKPMFVGGFLSILTMFLFLNFADKGAKDLLNFQYIERQKTELTNEYEKAKSTMVKDEEKAELEKNYQNRLKSFSPEMIKDKDMFSFRQFTYYFGAIMVFYVILSVFFASFFRSRLEE
- the menA gene encoding 1,4-dihydroxy-2-naphthoate octaprenyltransferase; amino-acid sequence: MTDWIQAARLRTLPLSMSGIIMGSFIARWRILENGGTWDWQIFAMALLVTLLYQILSNFANDYGDGIKGTDKLRINEAEQRAVASGRITPNQMKNAVILFAVLSLIATVALLYLAFFRENLMNEFYTFVGLGIACILAAIGYTVGKKPYGYLGLGDIFVFVFFGLVSVCGSYFLFTKTFHWDMLLPATTIGMLSAAVLNLNNMRDIESDALSGKKTLALRMGYRYAMVYEIVLLQLPLILMLVFMMMNGLHEKGNYYAFIFFILVFPMTALRRKIMQTKEPKELDPYLKQVGIFTLIISVLVAFGLNYFN
- a CDS encoding metal-dependent hydrolase; translation: MKIQFLGQNCFLFTYNGKNILSDPFYNFQKEKSGFDIAMQQIDYVLITHAHGDHTADVKEVLHYHPETQIIAQPEICGYFSHPNSVDINFGGSAKLDDLKISMVPASHTSSFPDGTYGGEPCGYIFRFPGKNIYFAGDTGVMADMALFPQLFGNIDLAILPVGSHYTMCARKASFAAAELLKTKKVIGCHFDTFPPISINHDEALKIFEEKGVELLLPKLGETFEI